In Saprospiraceae bacterium, one DNA window encodes the following:
- a CDS encoding ATP-binding protein produces MNDMIGRDGELSIVDDIYESQKSELLLVIGRRRVGKTFFIEHAFSEGMAFHFTGTKDAEVENQIEKFGQQIEKYFDKNVLEINIKNWAESLNLLSKSISGLRKSKKKRVIFFDEFPWIDTHKSNFLNEFTYWWNNWASKQNIIVVVAGSATSYLIDSFEKDTGGLHNRVTKRIEIKPFSLYETKLFLTKNNITLDHYHLVQLYMVMGGIPYYLREVKRGESATQAINRLCFENKGLLKNEFDFLYKALFKHAENHISVVKALASKHKGLTRQEIVRLTGLSDGGGLSKVLNELVACSFVLRLSSLDKKSKEIIYKLVDEYTLFYFNFIEGHKKVSGDAWLKFANMPHFTVWQGYAFENICFRHMDAIKSALGISGMYTENVSYYHKKNKESVGFQIDMIIDRADNVMNICEMKFYNKEVTIDRQTADKLRLRRANFKELSKTRKLLLNTLITTYGVETNEHSLAQIDSIVTMDQFFSQTRF; encoded by the coding sequence ATGAATGACATGATAGGTAGAGATGGAGAATTATCCATAGTTGACGATATTTATGAGTCTCAAAAGTCTGAATTACTGTTAGTTATAGGCCGAAGAAGGGTTGGCAAAACTTTTTTTATTGAGCATGCTTTTAGTGAAGGTATGGCCTTTCATTTCACAGGCACAAAAGATGCAGAAGTCGAAAATCAAATTGAAAAATTTGGACAACAAATCGAAAAATATTTTGATAAAAATGTACTTGAAATTAATATTAAAAATTGGGCCGAATCACTCAATTTATTGAGCAAATCTATCTCTGGTTTGAGGAAGTCAAAAAAGAAACGTGTCATCTTCTTTGATGAGTTCCCATGGATTGATACACACAAATCAAATTTCCTGAACGAGTTTACCTATTGGTGGAATAATTGGGCTTCAAAACAAAATATTATTGTTGTAGTTGCTGGATCTGCTACATCTTATTTGATAGATAGTTTTGAAAAAGATACAGGAGGCTTACACAATAGGGTGACCAAACGCATAGAGATCAAGCCATTTTCTTTGTATGAAACTAAATTGTTTCTCACCAAAAATAATATAACTTTGGATCATTATCACTTGGTACAGCTTTATATGGTCATGGGTGGTATTCCCTATTATCTAAGGGAAGTGAAACGTGGAGAATCTGCCACACAAGCTATCAATCGATTATGCTTTGAAAACAAAGGATTGCTCAAAAATGAGTTTGATTTTTTGTATAAAGCACTGTTTAAACATGCTGAAAATCACATTAGTGTAGTCAAAGCATTAGCTTCAAAGCATAAGGGGCTGACTCGTCAGGAAATAGTAAGGCTGACAGGTTTGAGTGATGGTGGTGGCTTATCGAAAGTACTCAATGAGTTAGTCGCTTGCTCGTTTGTGCTTAGGCTTTCTTCCTTAGACAAAAAATCAAAAGAGATCATTTACAAACTAGTAGATGAATACACCCTGTTTTATTTCAACTTTATCGAAGGACATAAAAAAGTCTCGGGAGATGCATGGCTCAAGTTTGCAAATATGCCACATTTTACGGTTTGGCAAGGCTATGCATTTGAGAATATTTGTTTTCGTCATATGGATGCCATCAAATCAGCACTTGGTATATCAGGAATGTACACTGAAAATGTCTCTTACTACCACAAAAAGAACAAAGAATCAGTTGGCTTTCAGATTGATATGATCATCGATCGGGCAGACAATGTGATGAATATCTGTGAGATGAAATTTTATAACAAAGAAGTGACAATAGATAGGCAGACCGCCGATAAGCTCAGACTTCGTAGAGCTAACTTCAAGGAGTTATCCAAAACACGCAAACTTCTGCTCAATACCCTCATCACTACATATGGAGTAGAAACCAATGAGCATAGCCTTGCTCAGATAGATAGTATCGTTACGATGGATCAGTTTTTTAGTCAGACCCGATTTTAG